From Lysobacter auxotrophicus, the proteins below share one genomic window:
- the recC gene encoding exodeoxyribonuclease V subunit gamma has protein sequence MPGRSDFRLYHSNALDVLGELLATQLREPVPGRPLLTPDVLLIPQVAMRRWLQSTLAQRHGIAANLRFLTPGEFVRETLDANVPGASEDLDAAALQWRLYAQLTDPAALAGRAFAPLRAYLSGDDALKPWALAGELASIFEKYQAWRRDWLLAWEAGDAPNDAQAELWRRVAGGRRHRARRIDDYLSRFAAPDAPLPSGMPARLFAFATLNISPDVLRVIATQARVGTLHFHVPTPSRRYWGDLPTYAERLQRDPAEHEDENPLLSNWGAAGRDFMAVLGGYEVVHPSVEEERYADPEALPDDAPDRDSLLGRLQRDLLHRRAPRPWRKQVDRDDPSLQVHACHTRLREVQVLHDRLRALLDDPRFDPPLQAREIAVLAPDIDPYRPHIEAVFGGLAGTRDYIPYALADLSPLAGEPLADVFLRLLALPDARFGLSEVLDLIATPALMDAAGLDAAGLERLRLWLHEAGARWGLDPDHRARHDAPADDAYTWRFALDRLLLGHATNDDADLAGVAPWTELEGSALDALDVLIRVLRVLARNERVLGRSMTPAQWRDALFALLDALLPEHPRAVADQRAIERLRRHVDAFAKSAHDAGFDEAVPPDVARAYFRTALSESDTRAPLLTGGVSFARMVPMRLIPFRAICLLGMNDGDYPRRDPAGGLNKMAQELTTPARRHGDRSLREDDRFLFLQLFASAGEVFYVSWLGADPRDGSAREPSVLVSELLDAAAHYHFDEDARDALVLHHPLQPFSPRAFGQRDEPRHFSYLAPWHPAADAVRGPRIDAAPWFADALPAVGMPAELPLVALRRFLVDPAGQFLRQRMGLRLPDEIDAYDDLDPLTAPARGLDRWKLQNVVFEACVEGDTDELAARLRARALLPSGPLGERQLVGLKAQVQPFATALREWREGDADTRAFELDVDGTRLYGHLDRLYPRGALRMRLDALHGPAQIAHGLDWLILSALGDTRPLAQLALWDDGPGVRERPALSVVQARAALRELLALYREGLREPLPIQARSAYRWYAAPRADEAAELSAWKLAREQWAGSNNTWGDANNAAVQLALRGHDPFAGEFDDPDGVRFRELATRLFDAVVHGHDIDARTGAAA, from the coding sequence ATGCCCGGCCGCTCCGACTTCCGCCTCTACCATTCCAACGCGCTGGACGTGCTGGGCGAACTGCTCGCCACGCAGCTGCGCGAACCCGTGCCCGGCCGGCCGCTGCTGACGCCCGACGTGCTGCTGATCCCGCAGGTGGCGATGCGCCGCTGGCTGCAGTCCACGCTCGCGCAGCGCCACGGGATAGCCGCGAACCTGCGGTTCCTGACGCCCGGCGAGTTCGTCCGCGAGACGCTCGATGCCAACGTGCCGGGCGCCAGCGAGGACCTCGACGCCGCCGCGCTGCAGTGGCGTCTGTACGCGCAGCTGACCGATCCTGCCGCCCTCGCGGGCCGCGCCTTCGCGCCGCTGCGCGCGTACCTGTCGGGCGACGACGCGCTCAAGCCGTGGGCGCTGGCGGGCGAACTCGCATCGATCTTCGAGAAATACCAGGCGTGGCGGCGCGACTGGCTGCTGGCCTGGGAAGCCGGCGACGCGCCGAACGACGCGCAGGCCGAACTGTGGCGCCGTGTCGCGGGCGGGCGTCGCCATCGCGCGCGCCGCATCGACGACTACCTCTCGCGCTTCGCCGCGCCCGACGCCCCGCTGCCGTCCGGCATGCCCGCGCGGCTGTTCGCCTTCGCCACGCTCAACATCTCGCCCGACGTGCTGCGCGTGATCGCCACGCAGGCGAGGGTGGGGACGCTGCATTTCCACGTGCCCACGCCGTCGCGCCGCTACTGGGGCGACCTGCCGACCTACGCCGAACGCCTGCAGCGCGATCCCGCCGAGCACGAGGACGAAAACCCGCTGCTGTCGAACTGGGGCGCGGCCGGACGCGATTTCATGGCGGTGCTCGGCGGCTACGAGGTCGTGCACCCGTCGGTGGAGGAGGAGCGCTACGCCGATCCCGAAGCGCTGCCCGACGACGCGCCCGATCGCGACAGCCTGCTCGGCCGCCTGCAACGCGACCTGTTGCACCGTCGCGCACCGCGACCGTGGCGAAAACAGGTCGATCGCGACGATCCCAGCCTCCAGGTCCACGCCTGCCACACGCGCCTGCGCGAAGTGCAGGTGCTGCACGACCGCCTGCGCGCGCTGCTCGACGACCCACGCTTCGACCCGCCGTTGCAGGCGCGCGAGATCGCCGTGCTCGCGCCCGACATCGATCCGTATCGACCGCACATCGAAGCCGTCTTCGGCGGACTGGCCGGCACGCGCGACTACATCCCGTACGCACTCGCCGACCTGAGCCCGCTCGCCGGCGAACCGCTGGCCGATGTTTTCCTGCGCCTGCTGGCGCTGCCGGACGCGCGCTTCGGCCTGAGCGAGGTGCTGGACCTGATCGCCACGCCCGCGCTGATGGACGCCGCCGGCCTCGACGCCGCCGGCCTGGAGCGCCTGCGCCTGTGGCTGCACGAAGCCGGCGCGCGCTGGGGCCTGGACCCCGACCATCGCGCGCGCCACGACGCACCGGCCGACGATGCGTACACGTGGCGGTTCGCGCTCGACCGCCTGCTGCTCGGGCATGCGACCAACGACGACGCCGATCTCGCGGGCGTCGCGCCGTGGACCGAACTGGAAGGCAGCGCGCTCGACGCGCTCGACGTGCTGATCCGCGTGCTGCGCGTGCTCGCGCGCAACGAGCGCGTGCTCGGCCGTTCGATGACGCCGGCGCAGTGGCGCGACGCGCTGTTCGCGTTGCTCGACGCGCTGCTGCCGGAGCACCCGCGCGCGGTCGCCGACCAGCGCGCGATCGAACGCCTGCGCCGCCACGTCGACGCCTTCGCGAAGAGCGCGCACGACGCCGGCTTCGACGAGGCCGTACCGCCGGACGTCGCCCGCGCCTACTTCCGCACCGCGTTGTCGGAATCCGACACGCGCGCGCCGCTGCTCACCGGCGGCGTCAGCTTCGCGCGCATGGTGCCGATGCGCCTGATCCCGTTCCGCGCGATCTGCCTGCTCGGCATGAACGACGGCGACTACCCGCGTCGCGATCCCGCCGGCGGCCTCAACAAGATGGCGCAGGAGCTGACCACGCCCGCGCGTCGCCACGGCGACCGCTCGCTGCGCGAGGACGACCGCTTCCTGTTCCTGCAGCTGTTCGCGTCGGCGGGCGAGGTGTTCTACGTCAGCTGGCTCGGCGCCGATCCGCGCGACGGCAGCGCGCGCGAACCGTCGGTGCTCGTGTCCGAACTGCTCGATGCCGCCGCGCATTACCACTTCGACGAAGACGCGCGCGACGCGCTCGTCCTGCATCACCCGTTGCAGCCGTTCTCGCCGCGCGCGTTCGGGCAGCGCGACGAGCCGCGTCATTTCAGCTATCTGGCGCCGTGGCATCCGGCGGCCGACGCCGTGCGCGGGCCACGCATCGACGCCGCGCCGTGGTTCGCCGACGCGCTCCCCGCCGTCGGCATGCCGGCCGAACTGCCGCTGGTCGCGCTGCGCCGTTTCCTGGTCGACCCGGCGGGGCAGTTCCTGCGACAGCGCATGGGCCTGCGCCTGCCGGACGAAATCGACGCCTACGACGACCTCGATCCGCTCACCGCGCCCGCGCGTGGGCTCGATCGCTGGAAGCTGCAGAACGTCGTTTTCGAAGCGTGCGTGGAAGGCGACACGGACGAGCTGGCCGCACGCCTGCGCGCCCGCGCGTTGTTGCCCTCCGGCCCGCTCGGCGAGCGCCAGCTCGTGGGTCTGAAAGCCCAGGTGCAGCCGTTCGCCACCGCGCTGCGCGAGTGGCGCGAGGGCGATGCGGACACGCGTGCGTTCGAACTCGACGTGGACGGCACGCGGCTCTACGGCCACCTCGACCGCCTCTATCCGCGCGGCGCGCTGCGCATGCGGCTGGATGCGCTGCACGGCCCGGCGCAGATCGCGCACGGCCTCGACTGGCTCATCCTCTCCGCCCTGGGCGACACGCGCCCGCTTGCGCAGCTCGCGCTATGGGACGACGGCCCCGGCGTGCGCGAACGGCCCGCGCTGTCCGTCGTGCAGGCGCGCGCCGCCTTGCGCGAACTGCTCGCGCTGTACCGCGAGGGCCTGCGCGAACCGCTGCCGATCCAGGCGCGATCCGCATATCGCTGGTATGCCGCGCCGCGTGCCGACGAGGCCGCCGAGCTGTCGGCATGGAAGCTCGCGCGCGAACAATGGGCCGGCAGCAACAACACCTGGGGCGATGCGAACAACGCCGCCGTGCAACTGGCGCTGCGCGGGCACGACCCGTTCGCGGGCGAGTTCGACGACCCCGACGGCGTGCGCTTCCGCGAGCTCGCCACGCGCCTGTTCGACGCGGTTGTGCACGGCCACGACATCGACGCGCGCACTGGAGCGGCCGCATGA